The following are encoded in a window of Helicoverpa armigera isolate CAAS_96S chromosome 24, ASM3070526v1, whole genome shotgun sequence genomic DNA:
- the LOC126053517 gene encoding uncharacterized protein LOC126053517 has product MGGIDIGTSRDVKILGLTIDDKLSFNKHIAIACKKAIAMYKQLARAARASWGLQPEIIRTIYTAAVEPTILCEAYRTVSLNSALLLAGIPLDIRIREAASLYEAKVGVPQPTLGDREIERMASALEAPHPAELVTLQYDSIADDEEYRNRSEEFAVRIFTDGSKIQGKVGAALSLWDSTTETKALKLTLPSYCTVYQAELLALQKAATEALKRRENTFGIFSDSMAALQTVTNVSAPHPLAVETRDTIRLKLQNKSVSLFWIKAHRIEGNERADQLAKEAALKSKKKPDYDPVHPHSSSGRYV; this is encoded by the exons ATGGGGGGGATCGACATTGGAACGTCCCGTGACGTCAAAATATTAGGCCTCACAATCGACGACAAACTCAGCTTCAACAAACACATAGCTATCGCTTGTAAAAAGGCGATAGCTATGTACAAACAACTGGCCAGGGCAGCTCGAGCTAGTTGGGGTCTACAGCCGGAAATCATCAGGACCATCTACACGGCAGCAGTAGAGCCCACGATACT TTGTGAAGCCTACCGCACGGTCTCCCTAAACTCGGCACTGTTGCTCGCTGGGATACCCCTAGACATTCGGATAAGGGAAGCTGCTTCACTTTACGAAGCGAAGGTGGGAGTGCCCCAGCCAACACTGGGAGATAGGGAGATCGAGCGGATGGCCTCAGCCCTTGAAGCCCCTCACCCCGCAGAATTGGTGACACTGCAGTACGACAGCATAGCGGACGACGAAGAATACAGAAACCGGAGTGAGGAGTTTGCTGTGCGCATTTTTACCGACGGCAGTAAGATACAGGGCAAGGTCGGCGCGGCGCTATCTTTGTGGGATAGTACCACCGAAACAAAGGCTCTTAAACTTACTTTGCCGTCATACTGCACTGTCTACCAGGCTGAATTGTTGGCACTGCAGAAAGCGGCAACTGAAGCACTCAAACGCCGGGAAAACACGTTCGGCATCTTCAGCGACTCTATGGCGGCCCTGCAGACAGTCACCAACGTCAGTGCCCCCCATCCTCTAGCAGTGGAAACAAGGGACACCATACGCCTGAAGCTCCAGAACAAGAGTGTCTCCTTGTTCTGGATAAAGGCCCACAGGATTGAGGGCAATGAGCGGGCTGATCAACTCGCAAAAGAAGCCGCCCTAAAGTCGAAGAAGAAGCCGGACTACGATCCTGTCCATCCTCATTCGTCAAGCGGCAGATACGTATGA